A single window of Selenomonas sputigena DNA harbors:
- a CDS encoding SWEET family sugar transporter, whose protein sequence is METPLKKMESESEHVEKKAANLGKSAVQDKMKVVGTIGSILSVCMYVSYIPQIIGNLSGHPGDWIQPFVAFINCTIWVTYGFFKQQRDWPIVIANSPGIVFGLTTALTALF, encoded by the coding sequence ATGGAAACACCGCTGAAAAAAATGGAGTCCGAGTCAGAGCATGTGGAGAAGAAGGCTGCCAATCTCGGGAAGAGCGCCGTGCAGGATAAGATGAAGGTCGTCGGAACGATCGGATCCATTCTGTCCGTGTGCATGTATGTCTCCTATATCCCGCAGATCATCGGCAATCTGTCCGGACATCCGGGCGATTGGATTCAGCCGTTCGTCGCGTTCATCAACTGCACGATCTGGGTGACGTACGGCTTTTTCAAGCAGCAGCGCGATTGGCCGATCGTCATCGCCAACTCCCCGGGAATCGTCTTCGGCCTGACCACTGCATTGACTGCGCTCTTTTAG
- a CDS encoding TOBE domain-containing protein has translation MKLSARNQFKGKVVSIEKGAVNAIVGIEIAGGNVVTATISMGSVERLGLAIGKEAYAVIKATSVMVGVDD, from the coding sequence ATGAAGCTCAGTGCAAGAAATCAGTTCAAGGGCAAGGTCGTATCCATCGAGAAAGGTGCGGTCAATGCCATCGTCGGCATCGAGATCGCAGGCGGCAACGTCGTCACGGCGACCATCAGCATGGGCTCTGTCGAGCGGCTCGGTCTTGCGATCGGCAAGGAAGCCTACGCCGTCATCAAGGCGACTTCCGTCATGGTCGGCGTGGACGACTGA
- a CDS encoding RrF2 family transcriptional regulator, giving the protein MKISAKGRYGLAAMAFLARIGQANSPTTILTISENLGISKIYLEQVFSLLKHARLVTSSKGSQGGYHLARAAQEITAWDVLAAIELPLTEKAGPATGDAQEDLEQALTNCVYDPLDAAIRQSLQGVNLCAILEEADRQKSKENIMYFI; this is encoded by the coding sequence ATGAAAATTTCCGCCAAAGGGCGCTACGGACTGGCTGCCATGGCGTTCCTCGCGCGAATCGGCCAGGCGAACAGCCCGACGACGATCCTCACGATCTCTGAGAACCTCGGCATATCCAAGATCTACCTGGAGCAGGTATTCTCCCTTCTGAAGCACGCGCGGCTCGTGACCTCAAGCAAAGGTTCGCAGGGCGGCTACCATCTCGCTCGCGCGGCGCAGGAGATCACGGCGTGGGACGTACTCGCCGCCATCGAACTGCCGCTGACGGAGAAGGCAGGGCCTGCGACAGGAGATGCACAGGAGGATCTTGAACAGGCGTTGACGAACTGCGTCTACGATCCTCTAGACGCCGCCATACGACAATCGCTTCAAGGCGTGAACCTCTGCGCCATTCTTGAAGAAGCTGACCGACAAAAGTCCAAGGAAAACATCATGTATTTTATCTAA
- the cysK gene encoding cysteine synthase A — protein MAKIYESITELIGGTPLLHAKNFSAKHGVEATILAKLEYFNPAGSVKDRIAQAMVEEAEKNGDLKPGSVIIEPTSGNTGIGLASVAAARGYRAILTMPETMSVERRNLLKAYGAEIVLTDGAKGMKGAIEKAEKLAKETPNSYIPSQFTNPANPAVHKRTTGPEIWEATEGRVDYFLAGVGTGGTVTGVGEYLKSKNPNVKVIAIEPENSPVLSEGKAGPHKIQGIGAGFVPETLNTSVYDEVITVSNDDSFRYGREFARTEGALVGISSGAALAAAVEIARRPEAKGKTIVALLPDTGDRYLSTDLFND, from the coding sequence ATGGCAAAAATATACGAAAGCATTACGGAACTCATCGGCGGCACGCCGCTCCTGCACGCGAAGAATTTCAGCGCGAAGCATGGCGTCGAGGCGACGATCCTCGCGAAGCTTGAGTACTTCAATCCTGCGGGCAGCGTCAAGGATCGCATCGCGCAGGCGATGGTCGAGGAGGCGGAGAAAAACGGCGATCTGAAGCCCGGCTCTGTCATCATTGAGCCGACGAGCGGCAACACGGGCATCGGCCTCGCGAGCGTCGCAGCGGCGCGCGGCTACCGTGCCATTCTCACGATGCCCGAGACGATGAGCGTCGAGCGGCGCAACCTCTTGAAGGCGTACGGCGCGGAGATCGTCTTGACGGACGGCGCGAAGGGCATGAAGGGCGCGATCGAGAAGGCGGAGAAACTTGCGAAGGAAACGCCGAATTCCTACATTCCGTCGCAATTCACGAATCCTGCTAACCCCGCCGTACACAAGAGGACGACGGGGCCTGAAATCTGGGAGGCGACGGAAGGCAGGGTCGATTATTTTCTTGCGGGCGTCGGCACGGGCGGCACGGTGACGGGCGTCGGGGAATACTTGAAGAGCAAGAATCCGAACGTGAAGGTCATCGCCATCGAGCCGGAGAATTCGCCCGTCTTGAGCGAAGGCAAGGCCGGTCCGCACAAGATTCAGGGCATCGGTGCAGGCTTCGTGCCCGAGACGCTCAATACGAGCGTGTACGATGAGGTCATCACGGTGTCGAACGACGACTCTTTCCGCTACGGCAGGGAGTTCGCGCGCACGGAAGGGGCGCTCGTCGGCATCTCGTCGGGCGCTGCTCTTGCCGCCGCCGTCGAGATTGCGCGCCGTCCCGAGGCGAAGGGCAAGACGATCGTGGCTCTCCTGCCCGACACGGGCGACCGCTATCTTTCGACGGATCTTTTCAACGATTGA
- the pheA gene encoding prephenate dehydratase has product MDTLGFLGPLGTHSEAAALHLNGLLDEPRELLPFPAIFQALSAVEEGQVQGALVPVENSLEGSVNITLDTLSSSEAFAVNLELIWGVRNELMMKYPKTEVRSIISHAQPLSQCRAYLKEHHAAARLVAVSSTAEAARLVALSRPEDGCAAICTARAGELYGLYPLAEDIQDTMANCTRFFLVECAGKKPPALRFSNEPVPEKLLVICQIDGKRAGSLCEVLQEFAVRGVNMLRIESRPARTELGAYIFFFELEADAAGLAASVEAVRQKSIWLRTLGAFPVLTAANLKGASLWSSL; this is encoded by the coding sequence ATGGACACGTTGGGCTTTCTCGGCCCTCTGGGTACGCACAGTGAGGCGGCGGCGCTTCATTTGAACGGGCTTCTCGATGAGCCGCGCGAGCTTCTGCCCTTTCCTGCCATCTTTCAGGCGCTTTCGGCGGTGGAGGAGGGGCAGGTGCAGGGAGCGCTCGTGCCGGTGGAAAATTCGCTCGAAGGTTCGGTGAACATCACGCTCGACACCTTGAGTTCGAGCGAAGCCTTCGCCGTGAATTTGGAACTCATCTGGGGCGTGCGCAACGAGCTGATGATGAAGTACCCGAAAACCGAGGTGCGAAGCATCATCTCTCATGCGCAGCCGCTCTCGCAGTGTCGCGCCTACTTGAAGGAGCACCATGCGGCGGCTCGCCTCGTCGCAGTCTCCTCGACGGCGGAGGCGGCTCGCCTCGTCGCGCTGAGCCGTCCTGAGGACGGCTGTGCCGCTATCTGCACGGCGCGTGCGGGCGAACTGTACGGTCTTTATCCATTGGCCGAGGACATACAGGACACGATGGCGAACTGCACGCGCTTCTTCCTTGTTGAGTGTGCGGGGAAAAAACCGCCGGCGCTTCGTTTCTCGAATGAGCCTGTGCCTGAGAAGCTCCTGGTAATCTGCCAGATTGACGGCAAGCGCGCGGGCAGCTTGTGCGAGGTTTTGCAGGAGTTCGCCGTGCGCGGTGTGAATATGCTGCGCATCGAGTCGCGCCCCGCGCGCACGGAGCTTGGAGCTTATATCTTTTTCTTTGAGTTGGAGGCGGATGCCGCTGGGCTTGCCGCTTCAGTTGAAGCGGTGCGCCAAAAGAGCATCTGGCTGCGCACCCTCGGCGCGTTTCCCGTGCTGACGGCTGCAAATTTGAAAGGAGCATCTTTATGGTCATCATTATGA
- the aroF gene encoding 3-deoxy-7-phosphoheptulonate synthase codes for MVIIMNPDATAENIKEVIHAINGVGLEAKIMEGAQQKIVGVIGDKRRMGSLAIDAMAGVEQSVAISKSYKLASREFHPMPTVVDVGGVKIGAGTPVVMAGPCAVESREQLMEAAEIVKKGGAEFLRGGAYKPRTSPYSFQGLEEEGLKLLAEAREKTGLKVVTEVTEVENVGLVSEYADVLQIGARNMQNFRLLKEVGRGTKPVMLKRGLAATIDEWLNAAEYIMNEGNPNVIFCERGIRTYETYTRNTLDLSAVAAIKHLSHLPIIADPSHGTGKWRFVRPMAFASIAAGADGLIMEMHPNPAKALSDGPQSLTPESYYEVMRGVKKLAKFMQDEKIEPMDI; via the coding sequence ATGGTCATCATTATGAATCCGGACGCAACGGCGGAAAATATCAAAGAAGTCATCCATGCAATCAACGGCGTGGGGCTTGAGGCGAAGATCATGGAGGGCGCACAGCAGAAGATCGTCGGCGTCATCGGCGACAAGCGCCGCATGGGCTCCTTGGCGATCGACGCGATGGCGGGCGTCGAGCAGAGCGTTGCCATCTCCAAGAGCTACAAGCTCGCGAGCCGTGAGTTCCATCCGATGCCGACGGTCGTTGATGTCGGCGGCGTCAAGATCGGTGCGGGAACGCCCGTCGTCATGGCGGGGCCGTGCGCCGTCGAGTCGCGCGAGCAGCTCATGGAGGCTGCCGAGATCGTCAAGAAGGGCGGCGCCGAGTTCCTGCGCGGCGGCGCCTACAAGCCGCGCACATCGCCGTACTCCTTCCAAGGTCTTGAAGAGGAAGGCTTGAAGCTCCTCGCCGAGGCGCGCGAGAAGACGGGACTCAAGGTCGTCACCGAGGTCACGGAGGTCGAGAACGTCGGACTCGTTTCCGAGTATGCTGACGTCCTGCAGATCGGCGCGCGCAACATGCAGAACTTCCGCCTCTTGAAGGAGGTCGGACGCGGCACGAAGCCCGTCATGCTCAAGCGCGGCCTCGCGGCGACGATCGACGAGTGGCTCAATGCCGCCGAGTACATCATGAACGAGGGCAATCCGAACGTGATCTTCTGCGAGCGCGGCATCCGCACCTACGAGACGTACACGCGCAACACGCTCGATCTCAGCGCCGTCGCCGCCATCAAGCACCTGTCGCACCTTCCCATCATCGCCGATCCGAGCCACGGCACGGGCAAGTGGCGCTTCGTGCGCCCGATGGCGTTCGCCTCGATCGCCGCAGGCGCAGACGGGCTCATCATGGAGATGCACCCGAATCCGGCGAAGGCACTTTCCGACGGCCCTCAGTCGCTGACGCCCGAGAGCTACTACGAAGTCATGCGCGGCGTCAAGAAGCTCGCGAAGTTCATGCAGGACGAGAAAATAGAGCCGATGGATATTTAA
- a CDS encoding methyl-accepting chemotaxis protein produces MKLKPKMLSGVGVPLLVVFIVMGVIIYLMASAGLKAATEVGMEQRANRYAEEIDGNIREQAALVSALSVSWSAGMPAGADLQAAVDELGRCNGVYGFLVGRPDGSYTTSQEMPAGYDPRTRDWYKNAASSDGVVFSDVYKNAADGAIIVTLSKAVRGHDGELVAVIGTDVSVESLTGMLRDVKVGEHGSIFVLGDKSEFIYHKKFQFDDTTLNELDGGKYKDLAAKFLADKPQMLEEEFEGVQKFYQMVPIPSTGWHVVIEVPQSEAFAAATKMSYAIFVISLAALALLGGIVYYFLTGMISPIKALSETMSFIAKGDLTHKLPASDRADEIGVLQTSSSEMVATLRKMVEGTSKAAEQVLASSEELTASSTQTANASQSAAEAVVDIAERAAEQSDIAEMANEVAHNMGAQTEDIAKVVGESTKVAETTAEATREGRAVLEKAVAGVDSLAANSVKVGEAVQNLYDGSKNIAEINEVITNISGQTKLLALNAAIEAARAGEQGKGFAVVADEVRKLAEQSEQAAQEISAVIGKNSAQIENAFTLTKSQDEEVKESVEEVRAADEKFAKIAESIRALIEQVAKVGTITGALEKDCKSTVDTVQKVSDLSHAVQQKATDVSAVSEEQAASAEEIAAASHTLADLAQQLQKGVAQFRL; encoded by the coding sequence ATGAAACTCAAACCGAAGATGCTTTCGGGCGTTGGCGTGCCGCTGCTCGTCGTGTTCATCGTCATGGGGGTCATCATTTACTTGATGGCGAGCGCGGGGCTCAAGGCTGCGACGGAGGTCGGCATGGAGCAGCGCGCCAATCGTTACGCCGAAGAGATCGACGGCAACATTCGTGAGCAGGCGGCTCTCGTATCGGCTCTTTCTGTGAGCTGGTCGGCAGGCATGCCCGCAGGAGCAGATCTGCAGGCAGCGGTCGATGAGTTGGGACGCTGCAATGGCGTCTATGGTTTCCTCGTGGGGCGTCCTGATGGTTCATATACGACGAGTCAAGAGATGCCCGCAGGCTATGATCCGCGCACGCGCGATTGGTACAAGAACGCGGCGTCTTCCGATGGCGTAGTGTTTTCCGATGTCTACAAGAACGCGGCGGACGGCGCGATCATCGTGACGCTGAGCAAGGCGGTGCGCGGCCACGACGGCGAGCTTGTCGCCGTCATCGGCACGGATGTTTCGGTCGAATCCCTGACAGGAATGCTCAGGGACGTCAAGGTTGGCGAGCACGGCTCCATCTTTGTCTTGGGAGACAAGAGCGAGTTCATTTATCACAAGAAATTTCAGTTTGACGATACGACGCTCAACGAACTGGACGGCGGCAAATATAAGGATCTTGCCGCGAAGTTCCTGGCCGACAAGCCGCAGATGCTCGAAGAAGAGTTCGAGGGCGTGCAGAAGTTCTATCAGATGGTTCCCATTCCCTCGACAGGCTGGCATGTCGTCATCGAGGTGCCGCAGTCCGAGGCGTTCGCTGCAGCGACGAAGATGTCGTATGCGATCTTTGTCATCAGCCTCGCGGCGCTCGCGCTTTTGGGCGGCATCGTCTACTATTTCCTCACGGGCATGATTTCGCCGATCAAAGCCTTGTCTGAGACGATGAGCTTTATCGCCAAGGGCGACCTCACGCACAAGTTGCCCGCAAGCGATCGCGCCGACGAGATCGGCGTGCTGCAGACGAGTTCGAGCGAGATGGTCGCGACGCTTCGGAAGATGGTCGAAGGTACATCGAAAGCCGCAGAGCAGGTGTTAGCATCGTCCGAGGAATTGACGGCAAGCTCTACGCAGACGGCGAACGCGTCGCAGTCGGCGGCGGAAGCTGTCGTCGATATTGCCGAGCGCGCGGCAGAGCAAAGCGACATCGCGGAGATGGCGAACGAGGTCGCGCACAACATGGGCGCGCAGACCGAGGACATCGCCAAGGTGGTCGGTGAATCGACGAAGGTTGCTGAGACGACGGCTGAGGCGACGCGCGAAGGCCGCGCTGTGCTGGAAAAGGCGGTCGCGGGCGTCGACAGCCTCGCGGCGAACTCCGTAAAGGTCGGCGAGGCTGTGCAGAACCTCTACGACGGCTCGAAGAATATCGCGGAGATCAATGAGGTCATCACGAACATTTCGGGACAGACGAAACTTCTCGCCTTGAACGCCGCGATCGAGGCGGCGCGTGCGGGCGAGCAGGGCAAGGGCTTCGCCGTCGTCGCCGACGAGGTGCGAAAGCTCGCCGAGCAGAGCGAGCAGGCGGCGCAGGAGATCAGCGCGGTCATCGGCAAGAACTCCGCGCAGATCGAGAACGCATTCACGCTGACGAAATCGCAGGACGAAGAGGTCAAAGAGAGCGTGGAAGAAGTCCGCGCAGCTGACGAGAAGTTTGCGAAGATCGCTGAATCCATCCGTGCCCTGATCGAGCAGGTCGCGAAGGTCGGGACGATCACGGGAGCGCTCGAAAAGGACTGCAAGAGCACGGTCGATACGGTGCAGAAGGTCAGCGACCTGTCCCATGCCGTGCAGCAGAAGGCGACGGACGTGTCCGCCGTCTCCGAGGAGCAGGCGGCGTCTGCCGAGGAGATCGCAGCCGCGAGCCACACGCTCGCAGATCTCGCGCAGCAGCTGCAGAAGGGCGTGGCGCAGTTCCGTCTGTAG